The genomic window tgcttccttaacatgtgccttaagggcacaagttaacattctcctaatttTATTACATCAAAGTGATTTATTTCCTTACaattacattacattatatacttACTAATAATATCAATGTAGTTATACAGAAAACcttagggaaaaaaaaaatctatttatatTTCAACTGCTAAGTTAACTAATATAACCACCACACAAACCATAGTGGTCTATGATTTTCCACGGTATGCTCGTTTGCAAACAGAGTTTGGTTTCTGTGCAGTCGCACACATTTGCGAAGAAACTGGACACACCTGCAGACAATTATCTCCCAAGCTCCCTGAAACCGTAGCTCCGGTAGCTAACAACCCCGGCGGCGGTTTTCCGACCAAGAAGTTTCCATCCAAGAACAACCTCTTAATAGACTTGATATTCCCATACTCCAATGGTATATTGCCACGTAGCGAGTTATGACGAATCGACAAAAACGACAGCAAAGGATACGCAGCGAGATTCACGGGCGCGTAACCTTGGATTCTGTTAAATCCTAGGTTCAATGCTACAAGATTGCTTCCTCCACCACGTGCTGGTTTTGAGATCTGAATCCCCGTGAAGCTGTTGTTTGCTAAATTTACTTGCTGTAGTGATGGTAAAAGTAAGAACCATGATTCAATTGTTCCTGTGAGTGTGTTCTCGCTTAGTTCAACTACTTCTAATTGGTTTGATCCATCAAAGGTTGTTTTTTGAAGTGGCCCAGATAAAAGATTGTTCTTGATTGCAAGTTCTAGCAAGTTGGGTGGTAGTTTTGGGATCGAACCGGTTAACTTATTGAAACTTAAATCGATTCTGTGTATGTTTGTGAGAGAATTCA from Trifolium pratense cultivar HEN17-A07 linkage group LG1, ARS_RC_1.1, whole genome shotgun sequence includes these protein-coding regions:
- the LOC123902813 gene encoding probable LRR receptor-like serine/threonine-protein kinase IRK, whose protein sequence is MPNLIFLCLTITICLSIFHTNFLVQSLTSSSDIEALKAFKASIKPSSISPSSCIASWNFTIDPCSVPRRTHFICGFTCTIDSTHINQITLDPASYSGSLTPLISQLTQLITLDLSDNNFFGPIPSSISSLSNLKTLTLRSNSFSGSIPLSITSLKSLESIDFSHNSLSGSLPNSLNSLTNIHRIDLSFNKLTGSIPKLPPNLLELAIKNNLLSGPLQKTTFDGSNQLEVVELSENTLTGTIESWFLLLPSLQQVNLANNSFTGIQISKPARGGGSNLVALNLGFNRIQGYAPVNLAAYPLLSFLSIRHNSLRGNIPLEYGNIKSIKRLFLDGNFLVGKPPPGLLATGATVSGSLGDNCLQVCPVSSQMCATAQKPNSVCKRAYRGKS